The sequence below is a genomic window from Microbacterium abyssi.
CTCGCCGCACCACCTCGCCGGTCGGCGATCCGCTGTACGCATAGGTGGTGGCGTCGAACGCCGCGCTGTCGGAGGTGCCGGCGAACACGGAGCGCCCCAGCAGCCGGGTGTTGGCCTGCGCGAGCAGCTCGTCGCGGATGCCCTCGAGCTCCACGGCGATGGCCTCCTTCGCCGTGGCATCCAGCGCACCGTCGTTCGCGCCCTGCACAGTGAGGTCGCGAACGCGGCCGAGCAGACTGGTGCTGCGAGAGATCGCCGCATCCGCCGTCGTCACCCAGGCCAGTCCGTCGTCGATGTTGCGCGCGTACTGGTCGTTGCGTCGCTGCTCGGCGTGCAGATTCAGCGCGGTGGCGGCCGCGGCGGGATCGTCGGACGGCGCTGCGAAGGCGCGCTGCGAGGTCGCCTGCTCCTGCAGGCGCGCCAGTTCCGACAGGTTCGACTGCAGATGGCGCATCGCCGTCTGCGTCATGGACGATGCGGTCACGCGAGAGATCATGATGTTCCTCCGGTCAGCGTCCGACGACGCCAGTGCGGTTGATCAGGACGTCGAGCGCCTCATCGACGGCGGTCATCACCCTGGCGGCGGCCTGGTAGGCCGTCTGATACATGAGCAGGCTGATGGTCTCCTCGTCACCGTCGACCGCGGCGACCGACTGCTGTGCCGTGGCGGCGGTGATGGCGCTTGTTTCGGACACCCGAGCGCGCTGGATGTCGCCGGCGGTGTTCACACTGAGGCTCGACACCGCGCTCGACCAGATCGCATCGGGTCCGTCCTCGCGGAGGCCGATCTGCGAGATCGCGTCGGCGTTGCTCGAATCCCAGGCTCCGGCGTCCAGCTTCGCGAGTGCGAGGTCCGCGGGGGATTTCACGGCGACGCTCAGGCCGAGCGCGGCCGGCACCGCAGCATCCAGGGCGAAGAAGTCGCCGCCCGTCACGCCCGCGGCCGTCACACCTTTCCCGTGCTGCTCGTTGACGGTCGCAGCGAGTTCCTCGGCGACCTCGTTGTACTTCTCGGCGAGCTGAGCGAGCACGCCGCCCTTGTCCGCGGACGCGAGGACGGAGAGGTTGCCGCCGAGCTCGCCGCCGCCGATCGAGACGGTGATGTCGGATGCCGTCGCCCAGGTCACGGTGACGTTCCCGCCGGCGTCGATGGAGGCCGGCCCGGTCAGAGCGAGGTGGCGGGCATCGGAGCCCACGACCAGAGCGTTGCCGTCGATGCGGACGGTCAGGGTGCCATCGCTCTCGATGTTCGCCTTGGCGCCGGCGAGACGGGCCACGTTCTGGGCGAGCACGCTGCGCTGGTCGATGAGCTCGTTCGCGGAGCGCCCGGACGCGAGCGCATCGCGGATCTCACGGTTGAGGTCGGCGATCTGGTCGGCGGCCGCATTCACCTGCGACACCGTGCGCTCGGCCGCAGTGCGGGCACCGGACCACTGGTCCGCCACGGCGCGATAGCCGCCGGCGACCTGGGCCGCCAGCTCTGCCGCCGACTCGAGCACGACGGATGCCGCGGCGCCGGAATCCGGGGTGTTCGCGAGATCCTGCCAGCCGGACCAGAACTGCGACAGACGGGCGGCCAGACCGTTCTCGGTGGGCTCCGCGAGCGAGGCCTCGAGGGTCGTCGAGGCCACCGCGCGCGTGGACCAGAAGCCCGAGGCCGCAAGCGTGTCGCGCACTCGGGCATCCAGCAGCGCGTCACCGAGCCGGGTGACGCCGTCGATCGAGACGCCATGCCCCGGCGCCGCTCCCGTGCTGAAGCGCCCGGTCTGCGCGAGCGCCGCGATCGACGAGGTGGTCACACGTTGCCTGGTGTAGCCCTCGGTGGTCTGATTGGCGATGTTCTGCCCGACCACGTCCATCCCGCGCCGCGCAGCCGCAAGTCCGGAGGCCGCGGTGTTCAATCCACTGAAAGTCGACATCGTCTCTTCTCCGTCAGGTCCGGTCGGTCACATCTGGGTGTCGACGATGCGTGCGGAATCGTCGCGCGCGCGGACGCCGTCGGTCGTGTACTCGCCGGTGTCCAGGCCGAGCGCGGCGATCGTCTCCTGCGTAGCGCGCATGACGCCCGCGATCTGATCGGCGTTCGTGTCGCGCATCTGTGCGATCTCGGCCGTCAGCTGTGTGAGTGAATGCAGGTGATCGGCGAAGACGTCGCGCCAGACACCCTCGGGCGCATGCGCGATGAGAGCGCGCAGCGTCGCGTCGTCGGCCGCTCCCCACTCTTCGGCTACGGCCGAGACCTCGACCGAGCGCGCCAGAGCAGTCGTCCGGAGGCGTTCGAGTACCTGTTCGATCTCGCGTGTAGCAAAATGGATCCAGTGCGATCGCCCGGCGGTCAGCAGCAACTGCTGCTCGTCCAGCTTGAACAGCAGCATCTCCAGCAGTTCGCGTTCTCGCCACAACTGCATCGACAGTTCGTTGGCTCCCATAATCCCTTCCCCAGCATCCCCCAGCCGATGAACCGAACGATTTTTCGGTTCGTTGTACCTCTATCGGCCACCCTGGCCCTAAGGTTACTACCGGGGGAATTGATGGATAGTTCTACCCATGGACATATCGCTGTGGTAGTGATATGAGCACCACGTCAGTTGCACACTGAGCGTCCCAGCGCTCTCCAGAGAGGTGAACACCCCATGTCGCCGCTTGTTGAGCGCAACCGCCTTGTCGAAGATAACCTGCCGCTGGTCGGATACCTGGCCGCAGAAACCCACGCACGCGCGACGCACATCCCGCGCGAGGAGCTCGCCTCTGTCGGGGCACTGGCTCTCGTCACTGCGGCCGACGCGTTCGACCCGTCGCTCGGCGTCCCCTTCGGCGCGTACGCGCGACGTCGCATCCTC
It includes:
- the flgL gene encoding flagellar hook-associated protein FlgL, with product MTASSMTQTAMRHLQSNLSELARLQEQATSQRAFAAPSDDPAAAATALNLHAEQRRNDQYARNIDDGLAWVTTADAAISRSTSLLGRVRDLTVQGANDGALDATAKEAIAVELEGIRDELLAQANTRLLGRSVFAGTSDSAAFDATTYAYSGSPTGEVVRRVSDSSSVRVDADGSAVFGVGDESVFALVGNIIEDLRSGTNVGPRLNEIDDRRTAMLSAQGAVGARQTQIERAKEAAVQNSVSLESRRAAVEDVDSVEVLVRLQAQELVYRSALAVNARVLQPSLMDFLQ
- the flgK gene encoding flagellar hook-associated protein FlgK produces the protein MSTFSGLNTAASGLAAARRGMDVVGQNIANQTTEGYTRQRVTTSSIAALAQTGRFSTGAAPGHGVSIDGVTRLGDALLDARVRDTLAASGFWSTRAVASTTLEASLAEPTENGLAARLSQFWSGWQDLANTPDSGAAASVVLESAAELAAQVAGGYRAVADQWSGARTAAERTVSQVNAAADQIADLNREIRDALASGRSANELIDQRSVLAQNVARLAGAKANIESDGTLTVRIDGNALVVGSDARHLALTGPASIDAGGNVTVTWATASDITVSIGGGELGGNLSVLASADKGGVLAQLAEKYNEVAEELAATVNEQHGKGVTAAGVTGGDFFALDAAVPAALGLSVAVKSPADLALAKLDAGAWDSSNADAISQIGLREDGPDAIWSSAVSSLSVNTAGDIQRARVSETSAITAATAQQSVAAVDGDEETISLLMYQTAYQAAARVMTAVDEALDVLINRTGVVGR
- a CDS encoding flagellar protein FlgN; its protein translation is MGANELSMQLWRERELLEMLLFKLDEQQLLLTAGRSHWIHFATREIEQVLERLRTTALARSVEVSAVAEEWGAADDATLRALIAHAPEGVWRDVFADHLHSLTQLTAEIAQMRDTNADQIAGVMRATQETIAALGLDTGEYTTDGVRARDDSARIVDTQM